The proteins below come from a single Bombyx mori chromosome 7, ASM3026992v2 genomic window:
- the LOC101741198 gene encoding jupiter microtubule associated homolog 1, whose translation MTSTPFNVGLNDGARLSSRVLRPPGGGHTNIFDSEPEPPRTGRRAVPPSATSTFSHGQGDEPKATNGTSVATNGQSTPKESPEPQIQQEAPAAAERAPKADSPVRAAPEQPRAEAPKRVRVPPGGFSSGLW comes from the exons atGACTTCAACACCATTCAACGTTGGCCTCAATGACGGAGCTCGTCTATCAAGCAGGGTGCTCCGCCCCCCCGGTGGTGGCCACACTAACATCTTCGATTCCGAACCGGAGCCACCGAGGACCGGGCGCCGTGCCGTTCCACCAAGCGCAACGAGCACTTTCAGCCACG GACAAGGAGATGAGCCGAAAGCGACCAACGGCACTTCAGTAGCGACCAACGGTCAGTCCACTCCTAAGGAGAGCCCGGAGCCACAGATCCAGCAGGAGGCACCTGCTGCAGCAGAGCGCGCTCCTAAAGCCGACAGTCCAGTCCGAGCGGCCCCGGAGCAGCCCCGGGCCGAAGCCCCCAAGCGCGTCAGGGTCCCCCCCGGCGGGTTCTCCTCGGGCTTGTGGTAA